The DNA segment CCATTCTTTATCGTAGCAACGCCCAATCGCGTGTATTGGAAGAGGCACTGTTACAGGTGGCGATGCCATACCGTATTTACGGTGGACAACGATTCTTCGAACGTCAGGAAATCAAAGATGCGTTGGCGTATTTACGCCTGATTTCCAACCGTAATGACGATGCGGCGTATGAGCGTGTGGTTAACACGCCAACGCGCGGTATTGGTGATCGTACGCTGGACGTTATCCGCCAAGCCGCCCGCGATCGTCAACTGACGTTATGGCAGGCCACGCACGAGCTGATCCAAGAAAAAGTATTTGCTGGGCGAGCCTCAGGCGCACTACAGCGCTTTATCGAGCTGATTGATGCCTTAGCCAGTGATACGGCTGATATGCCGCTGCATGTACAGACAGACCGCGTGGTACGCGATTCGGGTCTGCGTCAGATGTATGAGCAAGAAAAGGGTGAAAAAGGCCAAACACGTATTGAGAACTTAGAAGAACTGGTGACCGCTACGCGTCAGTACAGCTATGAGGATGAAGACGAAGACTTGCTGCCGCTGCAGGCATTCCTGTCACATGCGGCGCTTGAAGCCGGTGAAGGGCAAGCAGACGCTTATCAAGACGCGGTTCAGCTCATGACGTTGCACTCGGCGAAAGGTCTGGAATTCCCACAGGTGTTTATCGTGGGGATGGAAGAGGGGATGTTCCCAAGCCAAATGTCGCTGGATGAAGGTGGTCGTTTGGAAGAAGAACGCCGCTTGGCCTACGTTGGGGTGACGCGAGCGATGCGAAAACTGACGATCACCTATGCGGAAACTCGCCGTCTGTATGGCAAAGAGGTTTATCACCGCCCATCTCGCTTTATTGGGGAATTACCAGAAGAGTGCGTAGAAGAGGTGCGCCTGCGGGCAAGCGTTACCCGCCCCGTTAAACACGCCAGTATGGGAACCCCAATCAGCGCCAATGACAGCGGTTTCAAACTCGGTCAGCGGGTGAAGCACGCCACGTTTGGTGAGGGTACGGTGATCAATCTGGAAGGTAGCGGTGAGCATAGTCGCTTGCAGATTGCGTTTCAGGGCGAAGGCATTAAGTGGCTGGTTGCGGCTTATGCCAAGTTAGAGGCGATGTAATCCCTGTTTAATGCCTCTTCCCAATCTCCCCCTGAAAAGGGGGAGAGTTTAGGGCTTATTCGGCAATCGAATATTTATCCCCAACTTGTGCCTGCGAATACCACACCATCAGTTCCTGAGTGCCAGCCTCGCCCTCTGCGGGGGCCCAAGGCGCGGAATCCTGCTCGGTGACGGGCTGATAGCCACCATGTTTAACTTCAAAAATCACGCCGCCGTGATCCAGTGACAGTACCGAATGCCAGGTTCCGGCATCCATCTCTAGAGCCACACACTCTTCGCCGAGTACCACGCGACGAGTTACCACGCCTTGCTCGTCAAAATTCAGTATCACAAAGCGGCCGCTCAGCGGCAGCAAAAGCTCGAAAGTATGCGGATGGCGATGTGGACGGATGTAAGTTCCGGGCTCCATCGCGATGGCAAGACGCTGCACCGGATCGCTCAATTCTGGGTGAAAATTGCGGTGAGCGCGTAA comes from the Hafnia alvei genome and includes:
- the uvrD gene encoding DNA helicase II, with amino-acid sequence MDVSDLLNSLNDKQREAVAAPRSNLLVLAGAGSGKTRVLVHRIAWLLSVENCSPFSIMAVTFTNKAAAEMRHRIEHLIGTSQGGMWIGTFHGLAHRLLRAHHLDANLPQDFQILDSDDQLRLLKRIVKALNLDEKQWPPRQGMWYINNKKDDGLRPQHIESYGNPVEQTWLRVYQAYQEACDRAGLVDFAELLLRAHELWLNKPQILNHYRERFTNILVDEFQDTNRIQYAWIQMLAGNSGKVMIVGDDDQSIYGWRGAQVENIQRFLDDFPGAETIRLEQNYRSTSNILKAANALIENNDGRLGKKLWTEDGDGEKISLYCAFNELDESRFVVNRIKAWQDNGGSLNDCAILYRSNAQSRVLEEALLQVAMPYRIYGGQRFFERQEIKDALAYLRLISNRNDDAAYERVVNTPTRGIGDRTLDVIRQAARDRQLTLWQATHELIQEKVFAGRASGALQRFIELIDALASDTADMPLHVQTDRVVRDSGLRQMYEQEKGEKGQTRIENLEELVTATRQYSYEDEDEDLLPLQAFLSHAALEAGEGQADAYQDAVQLMTLHSAKGLEFPQVFIVGMEEGMFPSQMSLDEGGRLEEERRLAYVGVTRAMRKLTITYAETRRLYGKEVYHRPSRFIGELPEECVEEVRLRASVTRPVKHASMGTPISANDSGFKLGQRVKHATFGEGTVINLEGSGEHSRLQIAFQGEGIKWLVAAYAKLEAM
- a CDS encoding WbuC family cupin fold metalloprotein; this encodes MKQITFDDLKQQSAAAASAPRLRAHRNFHPELSDPVQRLAIAMEPGTYIRPHRHPHTFELLLPLSGRFVILNFDEQGVVTRRVVLGEECVALEMDAGTWHSVLSLDHGGVIFEVKHGGYQPVTEQDSAPWAPAEGEAGTQELMVWYSQAQVGDKYSIAE